Genomic DNA from Chaetodon trifascialis isolate fChaTrf1 chromosome 19, fChaTrf1.hap1, whole genome shotgun sequence:
TGCGACAGACTCAAAATAGATGCCACCGCCAAAGTGCCacttgtatgtatgtgtgtgtctcacaaaAAATGTGAACGGAAGAGTGACAGGACCACCCCGCTCCAGAGGTTAAACATAAAGGGGAGCAGACAGCCCGAAACTGAGCCGGTTTACAGCTGTTTGACAGGGTTCTCCGGTCCTTCTCTTTGCGTTATATAGAACGCTTCCTCTTGTTAAAAGTTAACAGTCCAGAGATATTTGCATGTCTCAAACAGCATGCATTTTAGTGTACTTTCAAGTTCTacagtgtttgcatttttctcCTACTCTAAAGTGATGTTCCCTCACTGGCATCCACCTGCACCAGACATGTGAGTGCACGGTTTCATAAACAAGCTGGGGGAGATGGACACCTGTCTCGCAGTCATGACAAAACTTTAATGCAGACCTGACAGCAAAGAACGATTCAGTGCACCTCAGACACGACGAGTGCTGAACACCTGAATCAATTACATGCACAACATGGATTTCTAAGCTGTTCATCTACTGGGAGTGATGGTGGCTTACATTATGAATTTAGGGGTCAACCCTGTTAGGCCATAGGTGTACTTTTAAATCCCACCACTCTTCACTTCCATTTTCACCCACTTTATCGACAAAGTACAAAACGTCCcatctgctgcactgcagctaGAGTCACGGCCCGGCTCGCTCTATCTTCGTCCACATGTCtgaactgtcagtgtgtctgagtCCCTCCATTGAAATGGCCATCTCGGATGCCGGTTGATGAGTGCAGCAGTATAAGAGGTGGGAGCATCAAGGACAGCCGGGAGGACCCTAAAGGGTACTTGAGAATTTCAGACCTCTCCATTAAAATAGAATGGGGCCCAAATATCTCCACTTTGAAAGACAACCCATGAGGCTCGCCTTTCAAAACAAGAGCAGGGTGCTCTCGTGGGATTAGCTGGTGTTGCCCGGCAGAGGTGACTATAGTGATCTATTTATCGTGTGACGAATGACCAATTTTAATTTGGTTTCAGCAGAGCGGTCAGCTGGGAACGACGACATGGCCCGCTGTCTGGCCTCTGGCCCATGCAGACATGTTCActtcacacttacacacacatgtttaGCACCAGAGGAATAAAGTGCATTGAACAgcaagagtctgcagccatgcgagcagctctgtgaggctgaggcTAAATCCCGGTGGGAACATGCATGTTAGTGCATTTCATTGGCTGGACAAGAATGAGGCAGACCAGATAAAAATCATCCAAAAGTTAAATAGAAGCTGGAGTCAATGGGTTGCTTTCGCTGGGGCAGGCTGAGGGAACAACAGGCCCAGATGTCTCATGAGTGTCTTTGCCCTGCGGGAGGGACTGACAGGCTGAGACCCAGAGCAAATGGACAAGGTTCAACTTTCACATCTTTCCCCTCTAATATGCAAAAACTCCAGCGGAGCATGTGGAGGTGGCTGGCAAATGTTCAGGACTACTTTGTGCTGATGTGACCTTGTTGGTTTCACCGTGGTGATTCAAGGTGACAGCAAGCATCATTATTACTCCTGAAGCGGTCAAAAGACGATTCTTCTGCAATATTTTGTTGAAGTCAGATTTGTACTCAAATTAAGGCATGAAGGCAGCTTCACAAAAAAATGGAGCAGCAGTAAAGACGTTGGTATATATTGATGTTTGCTTACATTAAAGAGACAAAGTGTTACACATACTAAAAAAGGAAAGATGAGACCACTGCAGGGGTCCTGACAACAAAATAACTGTCTCAAtctcattttaaatatttgtttgataTATCCTTGTTtactttcttctcttcttttgagagttagatgagaagatcaataccactcttaTGTCTCAACGCGAATtatgaagctaaagccagcAGGCAATTAGCTTATTTTAGCATTAAGAGTGAGTCTTTCATGTCATCTTCTTGTCATGAGATGCTCCAGGCAGTCACTATGCCCTACCGAGAAATAGTTACAGCAAGTAACTCCTTGTATACAACTGGCTTATTACActaacagacaaaccaaacaagcAACGGATCATGTTTTGATTACCAAACTAAAGCTGCTTGTCGGGACAGACTAGCTCTTCCGTCTGCTTCCAGTCGTTATGCTGATCTAAAATAAGCTGTCGACTCTAGCTTCAGATTTACCACACAGGCAGGAGAAGGGTATTGATCCTCTAATCTAACTCTTGTCAAAGAAGCGTTATtttggaagcagaggaggaggttgtTAAAAATTCTCACTTAACGAAAGGTGAGGGGTGAGGACCCATGCCTGTTTCTCTAAGGCCAAAAAAGCCTGATTGGTCCTGCGCATATAACTGTGTAATAGCAGAAGTTGATAGTTACATGTACTGTCGTTTGGCATAATCGGCATTTAATGACCCCTGCCTGGTGTCAacagtgcagtacagtgtggcTGTGTTGGGAATGTTTTATTAGCACATCCCCTGTTACACCCTACACATTGGAACTGACAAGGTACATTCCTTCATGGCCACCATGACTGAAGTATTAAACGCATCATCTGAAGAACGACTGACCTCAACGGAGGACACTTCAGGACAAATCTGGTGGAAAATCAAGTTTGCAGCATGAATGTGCCTCTAAAAACTGTGACATCGTGCTGAGATTCCTGCAGAACATTTCTGTCCATGCATAAAAGAGCTCTCTCAGCTTCACCCTGCAGTGTATGTAAAAAAGTCACCACTTTCTCGTCTTTTTCAGTTCTTACATCTCACCTGTTACAGCCTTCTTTACATATGTAGCACAAACGATTGCACACAAACCATGCAGCCATACGATGCTGTATTTAGAAATAATACTGTATAAACTTTTATGATTTTAGAAGCCGTCATAGTAATGACGTGACGCATCGCTGTTATAAATGGTTCAGTAGCACTGGGCTTAGCGAGGCGTGTCACCTGATAGGCTCTAATGGTGTTAGGTCGATGATGGTTACAGTAGGAGTGAGGTCATTCCTGGCTCCTGCAGGAGTGAGATACCCCGTCTGTGAATCTCAGCATTATGGTTAGAAATACTGATGAAACGCTGTGCGTAAATGTGTAGATGCAACCTGCAAAGCTGCAggacagaacacaaacactaaAGGTTCCTGTAGTAATACACTATATGAGGACAGCATCTACTCTTTTTGTAAGATCGCATACACTTAACGGGCACAACCGGTCGACCTTGCTCAACAAAAACAAGGTCATAAATAATCCACACAACAACAATGCTCTACCGTGGGCCTCGGGGTGGCGAAAGACATGGGTATGACGGGACTATTTGTGGAGGGATTGGACACAGTGCGTGTATTTTCTGTAGTGTGAAGAGGAAGGCTACAGAAGGCATTTGACCAGGATATGATAGCATGTATGGAGGGAGTTAAAGGGCAGCTATGTGTCTGAAAACATATAGTAGTGTTGtcccctgtctgcctgtctgtctgagtgtttGGCTGGGGTCACTATGACGGGTCCTAATGTATAGTGCATGCCCAGACCAGCCCTGACTTcttaacacacatgcaaagagaCAGACTTTCAGTCTTCTTTTAACTCAGACACAGTGTAATCGTTCCTTTGTGAACACCATCTATCTGTCCTTCACATTGGCACCACATGTTCTATCTAAATACAGTCTTTGTTTCAGTGACATAtcaatctgtctgtcagtgtctcaaTGCATATTAAGGCGATGTCCCatattttttatgtatgtttacAACATGTGGGTTCTGCCATATTGGAAGAAATATAAGTCTGCCTAGCAGTTAGAGTGGTTGATCATGACAGCTTGATTGCCAGTCAAGTAAATTTGACAGGGAGTtaatttgaattcatttttaacCGATTTTTAGTCAGCTGTGGCATTTCTCAAGggacagtctgtcagtcagtgcaactctttggtccagactgaaacgtGTCAACAGCCACCATGATgatgaattgccatgaaaaTCTGTTCAGACATTCGttttccccagaggatgaagtcCACTGGATGCATTGTAACCCACTACGGTAATCCTTTAAACAGGCAACTGAGTTTCATGTAGACATGTGATGGACTGCTTTTATACCTATATTATCATCACGCTCATTCTCACCTTGAATCAGTACAGTAAGCACAACAAAGGCCCTCAGTCGGACATGTCACCACCAAATCTTTCACATTTGTCAACCACTTGCATGTATTGGGCAGGTTGGGGGGGTTGACAGTTGCACCTTCTCCATTAGCTCTGGGTCTCATTCCAGCCTGTCAGTCCCTCCTGCAGAACAAAGACACTCAAGAAGCATCTGTCTGTTGTTCCTCCAGCCTGTCATGTAAGCAAGCCACTGACTCTATAATGTATAATAGTCCCATAAACCTCAACTGTACTTttatgtgctaattagcaaatgttagcatgctaacaccccAAGAGGGTTAGGGTGAGgctaacatggtaaacattatacccgctacacatcagcatgttaatatTGTCATtgcaagcatgttagcatgctgacgttagcatttagctcaaagcattgtTGTGATTAATTACAGCTttacagagctgttagcatggttAGAGATTCGCTCAACAATCGGCCTTTTTTCAAGTGTAAAATGATTTTCAATACAGGAAGCTATGAAAAAGCCCAGCCTCGTCCATGTGAGTATCAGATACAGCAGGTTAGCGTTAGGCTGATATACAGTACGGTAAAATTAGGACAACCAAGAGAGGGTCGTACAAATATGTCCATAGCCTCCGTGTACATCATATGTTCCATGCGTGTCTGCCTACAAGCAACAGCTGCTGCCTAAGCAATACGATTGTTGGTTACCATATGGGTTAAACTTAGGGTGCCATATAGGCTGCAGTGcaaatttaaataataaatcatcCATGGGCTTCTCTTTAGAAACCAATCCCAGTAATTTATTGCCCATCAAAATCCATGTGTGGCCCATGTAAGTGTTAACTGGGTCAAGAGAAGTAAAATTAAATCCACCTTCTGTAATGTGTAACTCATGTCTGCAATGAGAAACTTAAGCCTAACGATAAACTAATATTATGTTCATCCCTATTTGTCACGTCagtaaaaggaaaacaaagggaaacataAACACGTACTGACCATTGAAATGTCCAATTTCTCAAGAACTGAaaccatgacatcatcagtttGAACCATGGCTGTGTTGACCAAGCCCCGCCATGTGGACAACACATTGACATAAATGTAGTAACAATGGTTGGAAGGAGCTGAGCATATTTTAGTTTGCAGATGTAAATTACACCCACAGTATCCAAAAGCAGCCATTTGACCATCCTGATCATTGAAGTTACAGAGCACACAGTTACATTGAAGCTCTGAAAGGACACTCAGCCAAAGTCTGGCTCATTAAACCGCGTTTCTAATTCAAGTCACACTCCAACTGCACACACCGAGCCTGTGGTTTCCTTCAGTTGGCAAGTGCTGTAGCTCAGCTGCATTTGTGGCAGTTGTCTTGGTTTTGGTTAAGTCTCCTCTTCCCTCAAACCTGAAGCAAATCTGTCCATTCAGAGGTCCACGCTTTagtcagcagcagtgagagtgaagcagGTAATCATGGTCCCACAGCACCTCTTGGCAGTATAACATAAGACCAAAACCACAAGGCTGTAAAAATAACCACTGTTCTATGTAGGGAGAGGcttgaaaaaaatgttatttgctCATGTTGTCAGAAGATAAATTAGAGAATGAATTGATTTCTGCGTATAGAATTACAAAGACATGTCATCTGGTTAGTTAATATTTACTGGGTAATAAATGAGACACTGGCCCTCAGTTTTAGTTTCTGCCTTTTTATATACGAGCCCCAACAGACTCTGCTCCTGTCACACAGGGATGAACCTGAACAAAGCTAATATTATAAGATATTTTAGGTTTTTCCATGTCTCCCGCCAACACATACAGGTTATGTTCACCATGAGCAAGTCTGTAAGACTCTTATTTTGTAAACGTGCTTCGTGGTAAGACAATCAAATACAATgatctgcagcacacacagggtCAAAGGTGAGGAGTCAATTATTGTGAAAAGTACGTTTTTACTTTCAGTGCTGTCACTCTACAGATCACATTTCCTTCTGCTGGACATAAAAAAAGTACAGGTGAGTGTTAAGAAGTTGTCTGACATTTAGTTACATAGGCATCTCACTTCAGCCTTACATGTGTATTACTGAAAATCCTTTAAATTCCTTTaaataatgcagaaataaaGCAAGAAAAGAACAGTACATTCCTCAGctttaaatgctgctgaaagATTTGGTGTCATGCATCCTGGACAGAAAAAATACCCAACTCGCACCTCAACAGCCTGTTAGTGCTCAGGGTTAAGGGACGACTTCATTGGTGCAACAGCGCCACCCTGTAGACTCTTCCGGTACACTGCATTTACACTAAAACCAGGACACATCATTGCAAGCAGCCTGTGCATTAGTGCCACTTCTGTTTTCCCATGTAATGTATTCAACtagaagaaaaacagccaatTTGTGATTTCAAATTATAGATAAACACCTTTAATAAGTTGACAAAACACCACAGctacagcacacagacagacgttTGCTTTAGGTCATTCAGGTAGTGAGacacaaacagtaaaaacagttaaataatAGCAGCTGGAgcaaaaagggaagaaaagacCGTATGAGGACAGCTCGAGTTCGTCCAAGTACATGTCTATGCCAGTGCTCTGATAGTAGTCCTATCGAGAGTACTATGACAAGAAATAGAAATCCAAAAGTGTCTCTACATATATAGCCTAGTACTTTCCAGTGGTTCTGCCAGTAGCCTTTCAGCACCCAACGCCactcaaaacaacacaaacacgcGCCATTATTAAAAGACTTTTACACTAAAATAGAGGGACTACAGTCTGTCTCCCCTTCAAATGctgaaacatacagtatgcactcacgcacacgcacacacacacacacacacacacacacacacacacacacacacacacacacacacacacacacacacacacacacacacacacacacacacacacacacacacacacacacacacacacacacacacacacgtacaaactCCAGtttaaataattattaattagGTCCTGATTACAATTTATTAACTTTTTAAAGCAGGAAGCAAGCAGGTTTGACCCTCTTGTAACTGGTACATAAGGTGCTACATTTCAGCTTGATTTTTTCATCATCACTcccagacagagaggaaaaaaaacatacaaaaatatcAACAACGTTAACCATGAGCTCAAAACATCAGAGAACCAAGAGGGTGTCGCTTCATTTCAAAGAGGTTATTGGTATGTCACAGGCTGATGTAGAGGGCAGTGACAGATGGTAGTTTTTGGACAAATTGCCAGACTTCTTATGCTTCACTACATAACCTGATGCTGAGAGCGATGCATAACTACCATTACAGTATATTGCTGAGTGAAACGAGCTTCTCTTTGACAAAAGGCTTCATTCACGTGTTAAAGGTCCCTTGAAATGGCCTGTCACTTTTTTAGTGGTTTTAGGACAGCGAAGTGTGAGACATGACTTTATCCCAGTGGTAAGAAAATAATGTAGGAAAAATGGAGACAGCTATCAATGACCTTTTTGCAGACTAGCATCCAAGCACACAGCTGTGACCTTtgtcattgctgctgctgctttagtTTCCTTTGTAGACGTGCAGGCTTGAACCTAAAGGTTGACAGGATCCCAATCAAAATTAAGACTACATTCAACTGGCTGGAGACCTTTGAACAATCCAAGAATATTCTGATATAAAATAGGTCAAATGCATTTTAAGATCATATTTGGCATAAGATCAATGGGGGAAAAATACACCTGGTGACACAagtgacaacacaacacaggtATTTTACATTTCACGGGACCTTTAAAGATGCATACGGTTTTTAGACTTTTTTGCCGAACTGATATAAGTTTAAGAACTGTAGAAGACCTGTAGAACAGACACCGCAGTGCAGTTGTCGTCACACCTCTGTCACAGTGCACTGTCCATCAGGACTACGTGAGCGGAGACTGAGTGCAGAGCTAGAGGGGCCCCCCCTTGGAGGCATTCTGGCTGGCTGCCTCTCTCTTAGCGGCCTTTGCCTAAGTCTTCTCCGTGGCATCGATTCCTCTCCCTCGCACTCcctttcctcctcactctcacTGCTGCCGGACGCATACTCATACGTCTGTGGCTCATCATCTCCTTCCACCTCTTCACCATCCTCTGGCTGGCTGATTAGGAGCTGGGAGAAAGACTCTTCCAGGGTTGAGGGTGAAGGAGAAAGGGGACTGGTAAGATGGCGCCCCAGGAGTGTTGGAGGTCTAACAGGTGGAAGAGACAGCATAATCCCAAAGGAAGAGGGCTGTGGTTGGCCTGTAGTGTCTGATCCATCAGCTGAGCTGATGCGTTCTGTTGCAACTGGGGTGACAACAGGTAATGCAGGAATGGGGACAGGTTCAGGATCCAACCTCAGTCCTGCGACTCCCTTCTTGGGGATATCTAAAACATCGCGCTTTATCTTGCGTCTGCGGCCATGCTCATTCCGGCGATACTGCACCATGTTCTCCAGGTCAGCCACATAGAGAAACCCTGCAATCAGCATCTCTGTGCTCTTCCTGCCCTTGGAGAaggcctcctccagctcacgGCTGGTCCTCTCATCATATTGCCACCAGCCATTGCGGCCCTCATAGTACCATACAAAGTCTCCACAAGAAACACCCCCTGACCCTACACTTCGGCTcacccctgctgctgctgctgctttcagttcATCGGGTGAGAGGAGAACCGGCCGCTCCAGGAAGTCCTCAGGGACTTCTTGTCTG
This window encodes:
- the LOC139348182 gene encoding E3 ubiquitin-protein ligase rnf146-like — encoded protein: MFSMAGLGGDVDCSVNALAPSKLIEEVGATDPSSSTSAPECAICLQSCIHPVRLPCCHIFCFLCVKGASWHSKRCALCRQEVPEDFLERPVLLSPDELKAAAAAGVSRSVGSGGVSCGDFVWYYEGRNGWWQYDERTSRELEEAFSKGRKSTEMLIAGFLYVADLENMVQYRRNEHGRRRKIKRDVLDIPKKGVAGLRLDPEPVPIPALPVVTPVATERISSADGSDTTGQPQPSSFGIMLSLPPVRPPTLLGRHLTSPLSPSPSTLEESFSQLLISQPEDGEEVEGDDEPQTYEYASGSSESEEERECEGEESMPRRRLRQRPLRERQPARMPPRGGPSSSALSLRSRSPDGQCTVTEV